The genomic stretch agaccctaaaagacccaACAATACCGTACCAgactttacaagaccttaacagaccctactagaccttactagactttaagagACCCTActataccttactagaccttaacagaccctactagaccttagtagaacttacGAAAACCTACTAGACATTACAATACCTtatcagaccctactagaccttaacagatcttaacaaaccttactatattttactagacgttaacagaccctactaaaaCTTAcaagacgttaacagaccttttttgaacataacagaccctactagaccttaaaagaccctataaGACactaagaccttaacagactctactagaccttaacaaaccctacaaGACTTTACAAAACCTTACCAGAACCTACatgaccttagaagaccttaccagacacttctagaccttaccagacctcaacagaccttcaaagaccttactagacctttctagaccttaacaaatccttttagacctttttagaccttaacagaccatactaggcattaacagaccctactggaccttattagaccttaacagaccctactagaccttacttgacctccatttctgcatttcaggcctgcaacacattcaaaaaaagttgggacgagggcaatttagggctagtaatgagatgaaaaaactaaataatgatgtgattccaacaggtgatgtcaacaggtgattgtaatcatggtttggtacaaaagcagcattcaggaaaaactctttgatgagcaaagatgatcagaggatctccagtttgtccacaaatgtgtgagaaaatgattgaaatgtttaaaaacaatgtacctcaaagaaagattggaagggatttgcatatttcttcctctatagtgcataatatcattaaaccattcaaggaatcaggaggaatttcagtgcgtaaaggccaagggtgcaagcttaatctgaacgcctgtgatctttgatccctcagacggcactgcatcaagaatcaccactcaacaatagctgatataaatactggactggcctgcctataagataaatctcagtggtgctattggcggatcaggcacctacacagacatgactggctatgtcgcAGGGGGGGatggccgaaacagcctagccattggaatACGCACATCAGTGCACTTTCAGTGTCAGTCTTGAAcctgaataaaataaagtgtGTTAGGAAGGGCATTTCGCAATAAACAGTGATTAAGTCAGGCATGTAGAACAGAACAATTAgttgtggtgacccctaaatatgggAAAAAATATATGCATAAAAAGAATAACACATAATACTGTATGTATTACTTTTTAACTGAGACATTTTATAGGtatttaacatatttttattaaataacatgACAGTGAGAAATCACTGTGTTtggatataataataaaatgctacATTAAGCATAAATAACAAATCAGCATGTTTTTAATtatgtaaaaaatattataagCATTTATAAGTAAAAATCTGTATGTGTAACtacatgtcccttacaagtgcatattaatatttaaattaactgTATACTGACTTCCTCTCCTAATAACTATAGTTAGACACCAATGGATTAAATCTTATCTTTATGTACATAAAAATAGGCCTATATTAAAAAGGTGTCCAAAGTATGTACCCCCACTATTTTTTTCCACATGTAATAAAGCACAACCTTTGTTATTGGGTACTATTTTATCAGTATTTAacataaaaaaaggtttttgaaAATAGTATGTGTTTGAAAGgggtttcattttatttacagtgaTATGGCTGAACACACCgcacattaaaataatagtgATAAATAGTGTTGCATTATTTGGAATGAAGATTTTTTTCTAAGTTCAGGCACTATATTGAATTCCGGTCACGTTTGCATTGTATTTCCTTAGTCTGTGTTTTCCACTAGTGGACAGTAAATGATCCTGCACAGAAACAGACGTGTCTCtggcacagaaagaatgaactCTGTATGATTACTAACTCATCAGTGTAACTGCACACAAACCTACTTACTCAATGAATCCAAGCACAAACGCACCTCATCAATGAAGTCACAAATGCACTTAATAACAACTAGAGCATCACATTACAAATTCAAAGGTACCAAGCAGTAATGATCATTGTGGTCTGCAACTGTAATAACACGTCCAAAGCAACATTTCAGAGCAGGGAAACCCAAAGCTTTCTGTGCCTTAACCTACAGCCAAATCTTGGCAAACCTCTAAATAActtttctgtcaaattccaccaatccacaaattaattcattttcaacTGATTTcttcaattaaaaatgtaactttTATCGACATTACCTTGCTATTAGCAAGTAACTTTAAAGATTTTGCATAGATGTTACACACTCAAGAAACTACTGGAACtactgctaaataaataaaaaaaacaatataaattctGAATGTTCATTCTGTCACATTTTGTTCAGTCTTTTGGATTgacaaataattttattaataaaaaaatcaaccatagttttaaaataaaaactgaatttattttgtttggGATAATTAAAAGTGACATATTGAATTTAGGGACTTGTTTTGTCAACCTTCTCTTAATATTATCCAAATATCACATTAATTGTTGTAAATTTATGAATAATAGACCAAATTTCAACACTTTTAAGGCATCCCTCATATCTTACATTAATACTTTAGAACGTGAAGCAAATAGTACATTGACTTTGCTTGAAAACTTCTCTATTccttaatatttataaaaaatcattaaatggtATTATTTATGAATTTCTGCTTtagctatatttatttatatttcattttcattatttcgtttTTACCTCGAGCAATTTTTAGTTAACTATTGTCTAACTTCCATTGTGTACTTTACATTTTGGCTGTGATATGTTGTACTCTTGTGTAGTATACATGTTGTAAAGTTTTGTAAAGttttaacattaaaatgcaattaaaaaaaacttgttaTTAGCAAAGACTAACAAAACTGTGATGACTATGGCTAGCTATGTAGCAACAATCAATTATCAgttcttatttacttttttcctgctgtcccaacttttttaaaatttgGGTTTGGAAATTATTTGCTCTAACAAATGCAAGtggaaacaaacaatacaattgcaacacatttaaaagcatatacatataaataatagcACTTGATCAAAGTAAATACAAGTGActtaacattaattaaaaaaaaaaagtcatgatATTATGCACATAAACAGAACCAGTGATGTTTTGTTGTACTGTTTTCAACACGTAATAATCAAGACAATATTAGAAACAatgtaaaaacagaaacaaattagAAATGatttatatacaaatatattttatggGTAATTCATTAATTCCATGTTGCACATCACCTGTGGTTTTACATATTTGCATAAATGTCTTCACTTCTGTCaggaaacaaaaaataattattatacataTACAATTCAAAATTACTAACATTATTTACAACGTTTATGACTTTGTATTTCTAAATATAAACTGAATGTATCTTTTCAAAttcataacatttattataattagaAGCTTTGAGATGCATACAATAGATATTTAGCTTTACAAGGTTCTTTGTAAAGtaagaaaaaatgcaaataaaaaaacccaCACTGCACAGTATAAACCCAGGATATTTCATGCTTTATCAAAAATGATAATTCAAgtacaaaagtttttttttttttttttactgtatgcCATGTGGGTGCTCACCTTTTACACTCCATCATCCCAAATCTGGTCTGTTGTGCAGTGCCCACAGTCTTAAATGAGCCTAAAAATCAAAAGTATTTCCAAACATAATAAAGTATGCAAAAAGTGAAAATGTAAGAATCTTCTGTACAATATAAAAAATTCAGTTTTCCAACCATGCATTTCATATTTAACAAAAGATTTTAAACTTGCTTGAGATCTAATTATAAAAGATCATAATAAAGTTACAGATGTTGCAGTGtgctaaataaatgtatgtgattaagGGGAACTTAAAGACATGAGTGTTAACAGGAGTCTGtatccatttaaaaaaagcacACGTACGCacgcaagcacacacacacacacacacacacacacacactttaaccaACTCAAGTGTTAAAAGTTTCAATAAGCGTGTTCTTACCTTTCCTGTAACACACGATCACAATCaccaggatgatgatgatgatgattaaaaTGGCTGTAAGTGTAGTCACAACAGCAACAAATAATAACAACGAGATCTGATGTTCTTGCACCGCAGCTCCTTTTGAGAAGTAAATTGACTGATTTTGAAGCCCATTTCTTCCATCAATCTGACAGGTGTAGTTGGTGTTGAGCAGATACGCAGGAACTGAGGATGAAGCTCTAAAAAATCCACTTAGGAAAGACACCAGCGAGGCGTTTATGTTCTCGGGCATGATCCATGTTACATTGGGTAGAGGTATTCCTTTAACATCACACGTTACAACCTGCTCTCCAGATGCAAGCGTTCGTATGTAGATGCTCTCTATAGTTCGGGGTACTGTGGCAGAAGAGACACAACAGCTCTGTTAATTGTTTCCAGTACAATGCTTGATTTAAATTAGTAGTAACACTAAACACAACATCTacatctgtgtttgtgtgttttaggtACAAATGAATGTAAGCATCACCTTGGATTTTTAATTCGGTTCCGCCTGGAGCTTCATAACTGCCCTCTTTCAGCTCAACACGACAGAAATACTGTTTTTGATCTTCAACTGAGACATTTTTGATAATTAGTGAGAGGTTGCGTGCTTTCGGGTCACCATAGAGTGAGTAACGTCCAAGTGACTTGGAGCAGTTCTGTCCACCTTCAGTCTCATTAGCCTTGCTTATACACCTGAAAATTTCTGGTTCTTGACAAACTTTATGTCGCCAAATCACCGTTACACTCGGCTGAAATTGTCTCGGAGCCGTAAAAGTGCAGGGGAGGACGGCGTCTTCACGAAATCCCACTGTGACAACTTCAGGTACGGTCATTGACCACTTATCCTGGGCCACAGgacctaaataatacaaaaattcaTCTGTAAAAAGGTTATGCAGACTTTTAAAGACATTAATTGTTTTGAATgacataatacaaaataaattataagcCAAACCTGAGCTGCAAAAGAGAATGTAGAACAGCACAAGCACAAGCTCCATCTTCAGCTGTACTGGATGGCGGTGGTCTTCACACTCTTCTTTATTTTAGAATTAAGAGGAAATCACATGATCACAAAGCTTACTTCcagtatttaaatgtatttgttatttttttttagcgATGCAGTCACATTCACAATCGTTATTGGTTTACCATTTTACCTCTactgtaattaataatttacttgggtatttaatgttattgctttgTGCATATAAAAATCATTATAGTAAATGTGGCAGACAGCATCAGTGAAAACCACAAATACTTCCAGTGCTGGTTTGCAACAAAGGGGGGCAAAACCTGTCCTATTAAGCCTATAAACATGACAAGATTGTGCTGGTTCCTCCTTTATAACATCAaaaagattcggccatttctctcaaTGGAAGCCACTCAtattcttgtccaatcacttgtcATCTTAAGGCTGGagtactgcaactccctcctggcaggtgcccccatgtccactattaaacccctgcaactcattcaaaatgcagctgaccgtctggtttttaaccaacctaaactctgtcacatcaccccactgctgcgttctcttcactggcttcctgtagctgcacgcattcagtttaaaacaatgattctcacctacaaagccaaaaatagaccagccccaagctaccctAAATAACTCACAAAACTCTGCTGTGTATCACACGCAACCTCCAGGCCTCAAGCCTTGTCTTGATCCTCTACCTAGAActtgaggaagacaagcatcaaggctgttctatgtacttgcacccaagtggtggaatgaacttcccctgtctgggtgtgttcaaaaacctagggagctgccttgctgtcttactgcctacaagtcaatgacttataagtcaggttattcgaatgcaCTACAATTCAATCGGGTtttgcatttagcatcttgtcattcaaacaaatgggatggggtggcacagcacgctagcatgtcaattAACATCTCCCTTtatgtaccaaaaacggttaaatttgctgacaagcctgaatttgcaaataaatatacttgtgcaagtttatacaagttaaaaatcaataataatttatttatgtttgaataGAACTCCATTAGTTTccccgcaccgtcagccatgctttttaaaatttttctgtgagagaagagctgccgcactgaatgctgggattgccttgatcactaaggacgcttccgatgctcactcgttcttgagtcgaaataacattgaaatgtttagatgcctaactagacagcttattaaggcatctaggatttcgaacagcctcattctcgggagcgcgtgtaggatgacgtaaaatgctgtctatgtagagagcgcactagcttttcgaacacaccctctgTTTAGGTAtctctcactgtctttaaaagacgatAAAAGACCCACCatctttttaaaaaagtattcTACATTTTCCCTTGTTATAACTGGGTTACAGCaaatttgtatccttggactgttgtctacttgtaATAGAGTAGGGAATTGTTTACTGGGGAAGCACTTCTATAACgttaatttaaataaactagTTTTGTAATAAACTTAGTGCTGGTTTACCTGGTATCCAGATTGCTCAGCAACAAGGCATGGCCTCAAACACCATTTAAATTGTTAGATAGAAGCTTGTAATATCTGCTATTTAAGGACAGAGCTACAAAATTTCTCCCCTCAATTGTGGGATTGTAGCCTTTTGTTACAATGCTACAGTTATCAAGGATTCCATCAAggattgtttttgtacaaaagaaaaacatatatatatatatatatatatatacagtgtatcacaaaagtgagtacacccctcacatttctgcagatatttaagtatatcttttcatcggacaacactgacaaaatgacactttgacacaatgaaaagtagtctgtgtgcagcttatataacagtgtaaatttattcatccctcaaaataactcaatatacagccattaatgtcaaaaccaccggcaacaaaagtgagtacacccattagtgaaagttcctgaagtgtcaatattttgtgtggccaccattatttcccagaactgccttaactctcctgggcatggagtttaccagagcttcacaggttgccactggaatgcttttccactcctccatgacgacatcacagagctggcggatatttgagactttgcgctcctccaccttccgcttgaggatgtcccaaagatgttctattgggtttaggtctgaagacatgcttggccagtccatcacctttaccctcagcctcatcaataaagcagtggtcgtcttagaggtgtgtttggggtcattatcatgctggaacactgccctgcgacccagtttctggagggaggggatcatgctctgcttcagtatttcacagtacatattggagttcatgtgtctctcaatgaaatgtaactccccaacacctgctgcactcatgcagccccagaccatggcattcccaccaccatgcttgactgtaggcatgacacacttatctttgtactcctcacctgattgccgccacacatgcttgagaccatctgaaccaaacaaattaatcttggtctcatcagaccatagaacatggttccagtaatttatgtcctttgttgacatgtcttcagcaaactgtttgcgggctttcttgtgtagagacttcagaagaggcttccttctggggtgacagccatggagaccaatttgatgtagtgtgcggcgtatggtctgagcactgacaggctgaccccccaccttttcaatctctgcagcaatgctgacagcactcctgcacctatctttcaaagacagcagttggatgtgacgctgagcacgtgcactcagcttctttggacgacactgtatatacagtgtatcacaaaagtgagtacacccctcacatttctgcagatatttaagtatatcttttcatgggacaacactgacaaaatgacactttgacacaatgaaaagtagtctgtgtgcagcttatataacagtgtaaatttattcttccctcaaaataactcaatatacagccattaatgtctaaaccaccggcaacaaaagtgagtacacccctaagagactacacccctaaatgtccaaattgagcactgcttgtcattttccctccaaaatgtcatgtgtctcattagtgttactaggtctcaggtgtgcatagggagcaggtgtgttcaatttagtagtacagctctcacactctctcatactggtcactgaaagctccaacatggcacctcatggcaaagaactctctgaggatcttaaaagacgaattgttgcgctacatgaagatggccaaggctacaagaagattgccaacaccctgaaactgagctgcagcacagtggccaagatcatccagtgttttaaaagagcagggtccactcagaacagacctcgcgttggtcgtccaaagaagctgagtgcacgtgctcagcgtcacatccaactgctgtctttgaaagataggcgcaggagtgctgtcagcattgctgcagagattgaaaaggtggggggtcagccggtcagtgctcagaccatacgccgtacactacatcaaattggtctgcatggctgtcaccccagaaggaagcctcttctgaagtctctacacaagaaagcccgcaaacagtttgctgaagacatgtcaacaaaggacatggattactggaaccatgtcctatggtctgatgagaccaagattaatttgtttggttcagatggtctcaagcatgtgtggcagcaatcaggtgaggagtacaaagataagtgtgtcatgcctacagtcaagcatggtggtgggaatgccatggtctggggctgcatgagtgcagcaggtgttggggagatacatttcattgagggacacatgaactccaatatgtactgtgaaatactgaagcagagcatgatcccctccctccggaaactgggtcgcagggcagtgttccagcatgataatgaccccaaacacacctctaagacgaccactgctttattgaagaggctgagggtaaaggtgatggactggccaagcatgtctccagacctaaacccaatagaacatctttggggcatcctcaagcggaaggtggaggagcgcaaagtctcgaatatccgccagctccgtgatgtcgtcatggaggagtggaaaagcattccagtggcaacctgtgaagctctggtaaactccatgcccaggagagttaaggcagttctgggaaataatggtggccacacaaaatattgacacttcaggaactttcactaaggggtgtactcacttttgttgccggtggtttagacattaatggctgtatattgagttattttgagggaagaataattttacactgttatataagctgcacacagactacttttcattgtgtcaaagtgtcattttgtcagtgttgtcccatgaaaagatatacttaaatatctgcagaaatgtgaggggtgtactcacttttgtgatacactgtatatatatatatatatatatatatatatatatatatatatatacagtatacaggtccttctcaaaaa from Trichomycterus rosablanca isolate fTriRos1 chromosome 21, fTriRos1.hap1, whole genome shotgun sequence encodes the following:
- the LOC134335728 gene encoding sialic acid-binding Ig-like lectin 15, with the protein product MADEECEDHRHPVQLKMELVLVLFYILFCSSGPVAQDKWSMTVPEVVTVGFREDAVLPCTFTAPRQFQPSVTVIWRHKVCQEPEIFRCISKANETEGGQNCSKSLGRYSLYGDPKARNLSLIIKNVSVEDQKQYFCRVELKEGSYEAPGGTELKIQVPRTIESIYIRTLASGEQVVTCDVKGIPLPNVTWIMPENINASLVSFLSGFFRASSSVPAYLLNTNYTCQIDGRNGLQNQSIYFSKGAAVQEHQISLLLFVAVVTTLTAILIIIIIILVIVIVCYRKGSFKTVGTAQQTRFGMMECKR